From the genome of Thermaerobacter marianensis DSM 12885:
GCAGACGCGGGGGATCAGGGTGTTGTGGGCGCCCGAGAGGATGCTGAGGGCCACCACGTCCACGTCTTCTTCCAGGGCCGCCCGCGCGATCTGGGCCGGCGACTGGTGGAGGCCCGTGTAGATCACCTCCATGCCCGCGTCGCGATACGCCCGGGCGATGACCTTCGCTCCCCGGTCATGGCGATCCATGCCGGGCTTGGCCACCAGCACGCGGATCCGGCCACCGGCAGCGGGCGGCTGGCTTGCCATCACCGGTCTCGACTCCATCCATCTCCCCCGCCTTGCACGCCGTCGCCTTGCTGCTCCGCACCGCCCGGCTCCGGACGCCACCCTGCCGGGGGGGGCCGGCCCGGGCCGGCGCAGCCGCCGCCTCGCCCCCTTGCCCCGGGGTGGCGGCGCCGGGCCGGGCCGAGCGCCCTGCCGGCTTCCGCCCGGGCGCCGAAGCCCAGGCGCCGCAGCTCAGAAGATGGCCCGGTCGCGGTACTCGCCGAAGACCTCCCGCAGCGTGTCGCACATCTCGCCCAGGGTGGCGTAGGCCCGGGCGCACTCCAGAAGCCGCGGCATCAGGTTCTCCCCGCTGCGGGCCGCCGCCCGCAGGTCCCGTAGCGCCTGGCGGACCCGCCGGTTGTCCCGGGTGCGCCGGATGTCCCGCAGCCGCTGCACCTGGCGCTGCTGGACCTCGTCAGGGACCCGCAGGATCTCAGGCTGTTCTTCCTCCTCGAGGACGTATCGGTTGACGCCCACCACGGTGACCTCCCCCGATTCCACCTGCTGCTGGTATCGGTAGGAGGCGTCGGCGATCTCCTTCTGGAAGAACCCGGCCTCGATGGCGGGGATGACGCCGCCCAGCTCGTCGATGCGCCGGAAGTACTCCCGGGCCCGCCGCTCCATCTCGTCGGTCAGCCACTCCACGTAGTAGGAGCCGCCCAGCGGGTCGACGGTGTGGGTTACGCCGCTCTCCTCGGCGATGATCTGCTGGGTCCGCAGGGCGATGCGCACGGCCTTCTCCGTGGGCAGGGCCAGGGCCTCGTCGAAGGAGTTGGTGTGCAGCGACTGGGTGCCGCCCAGCACCGCCGCCAGCGCCTGGAGGGTGACCCGGACGATGTTGATCTCCGGCTGCTGGGCCGTCAGGGTGCAGCCGGCCGTCTGGCAGTGGAACCGCATCTTCCACGAGCGGGGATCCTTGGCGCCGAACTTCTCCCGCATGTCGGTGGCCCAGATGCGGCGGGCCGCCCGCAGCTTGGCGATCTCCTCGAAGAAGTCGTTGTGGACGTTGAAGAAGAAGGAGAGCCGCGGCGCGAACCGGTCCACGTCCAGGCCCGCCTCGATGCCGGCCCGCACGTACTCGAAGCCGTTGGCCAGGGTGAAGGCCAGTTCCTGGACCGCCGTGGCCCCCGCTTCGCGGATGTGGTAGCCGGAGATGCTGACCGTGTTCCACTGGGGCACGTGGTCGGCACAGAAGGCGAAGATGTCGGTGATGATCCGCATCGACGGCCGCGGCGGGAAAATGTAGGTGTTCTGGGCGATGTACTCCTTGAGGATGTCGTTCTGGATGGTGCCCCGCAGCCGGTCCAGGGACACGCCCTGCTTCTCCGCCGCCGCCAGATACATGGCGAAGATCATGGCCGCCGGCCCGTTGATGGTCATGGACGTGGACACCTGGTCCAGGGGGATCCCGTCGAACAGGATCTCCATGTCGGCCAGGGTGTCGATGGCGACCCCCAGCTTGCCGACCTCGCCGTCGGACATGGGGTGGTCCGAGTCGTAGCCGAGCAGGGTGGGGAAGTCGAACGCCACGCTCAGGCCCGTCTGGCCTTCCTTCAAGAGGTACTTGAAGCGCCGGTTCGTCTGCTCGGCCGTCCCGAAGCCGGCGAACTGGCGCATGGTCCAGAGCCGGCCACGGTACATGGTCTCGTGGATGCCGCGGGTGTACGGCCATTCCCCCGGCCGGCCCAGGCGCCGGTCGCTCCCGGCGTCGGGCACGTCCTCCGGACCGTAGCAGCGCTTCACCTCGATGCCCGAGAGGGTTTGAAACCGCGGGCGCCGCTCCCGGGCCGGCCCCGCCCGTCCCGCCGATTCCGTTGCCATCCCCCTTCACCCCTCTCCCTCGGGTGCACATGCCAGGGCCCGATGCCGTCCCCCAGGCCCTGCCCGCCGCACGGCGGCGGGCAGGGGGCCCGCCTCCCGGTGTCCCCGCCGGGGATCGCGATCCGCCGCCGGGCACCCCGCCCCTGCGGGCCGCCATGCCGGGCCGTTGGCGGGCGGTCCCCGTTCCAGCCGCGGCAAGCGGCAAGGGCGGCCGGTTCCACCGCCCGCTGCCGCCTCAGGCCAGCCAGCGGGCCACGTCGGGGGCGTGGTAGGTGATGATGGCGTCCGCCCCTGCCCGGCGCATGGCCGTCAGCGCCTCCAGCACCACCGCCCGCTCGTCCACCCAGCCCAGGCGGGCGGCGGCCTTGACCAGGCTGTATTCGCCACTGACATTGTACGCCACGACCGGAACCGGGAACTGCTGCCGAACCGCCCGGATCACGTCCAGGTAGGCGAGGGCAGGTTTGACCATCACCAGGTCCGCCCCCTCTTCGAGATCCAGGGCCACCTCCCGCAGCGCCTCCCGCACGTTGGCCGGGTCCATCTGGTGGGTCCGCCGGTCGCCGAAAGCCGGCGCCGAGTGGGCGGCCTCCCGGAAGGGCCCGTAGAAGGCCGAGGCGTACTTGACGGCATACGAAAGGATGGCGGTGTCCGTGAATCCTTCCTGGTCCAAAGCCCGCCGGATGGCGGCCACCCGGCCGTCCATCATGTCGGACGGGGCCACCCAGTCGGCGCCCGCGCGGGCGTGGGATACGGCCACCCGGGCCAGCTGTTCCAGGGTGGCATCGTTGTCGATCCGCCCGTCGGCGGTGAGGATGCCGCAGTGGCCGTGGCTGGTGTAGGCGCACAGGCATACGTCGGTGACGACCAGCAGGTCGGGCAGGGCGTCCTTCAGCGCCGCGACGGCCTGCTGCACGGCCCCGTCCGGGGCGAAGGCCTCGCTGCCCTGTTCGTCCTTGGTGCGAGGCAACCCGAAGAGCAACACCGCCCGAATCCCCAGCTCGAAGACCTCCCGGGCCCGCTCCACCGCCCGGTCCACGGACCGGTGCTCGACACCGGGCATGGAGGCCACCGGCTCCACCACGTCCCGGCCGGGCACCACGAACAGCGGGTAGATCAGCCGGTCGGCGCGCAGGTCCGTCTCCCGCACCAGGCTGCGGACCGCCGGGGTCGAACGCAGCCGCCGCGGGCGATGCACCGGAAAGGCCATCCTCGTTCACCTCGACCCATGGGGCTCAGGCGCCCCCGCCAGCCCTGTTGGCTTCGAGAAGGGCGCCGATCAGTCCTTCCACCGTGTACCGCTCGGGAACGCGGTCGACGGGCAGGCCCAGGGCCGCCGCCCGCCGGGCGGTGCGCGGTCCGATGCACACCACCAGGGGCCGCCTGCCGCCGGGACCCGCCGGTCCACCGCCCGGGAAGAACCGGCCGAGCCCTTCCGGGCCGGCCGCCTCGGCCAGCGCCTCGCACGCCGACGGGCTGGCCAGGGTGACGGCGTCGACCCGGCCCGCCGCCACCAGCTCGAGCAGGGCCGCTGCCTCCCGGGGACGCAGGACGGTCCGGTAGACCACGGGGGCCCGCAGCACCGCCCCGGCCTCCACGACGGGCCGTGCGGGCTCGAGCGGAGCCCGGTCGCCCCGGGGCCAGAGGACCCGCTGGCCCGGTTGCACGCGGCGGGCCAGCTCCTCCCAGAGATGGCCGCCGGTGGCGGTGGCGGGCACCAGGTCGGCCCGGATCCCCACGGCCTCCTCCAGTGCCCGCCCGGTGGCCTCCCCCACCGCCGCGACCCGGGACCCGGCCAGGGCGCGGGCGTCCCGGCCCAGGGCCCGCAAGCGGCCCGCCAGGGCCGCCACGGCGTTGCGGCTGGTGAAGGCCCACCACGTCCCTTGGGGGTCGGCCAGTTCCGCATCCAGGCCGGCCACCCCCTCCGCCGGTTCCACGGCGATCAGGGGGATCTCCACCGCCTCGCCGCCCAGCCGGCGGACCAGCTCGGCCAGGTCGCCGGCCTGCTCAGCGGCCCGGGTGATGGCGATGCGCCACCCGGCCAGGGGCGGCACCGCCCCGGACCCCGGGGCGACGGGAGGGGGCGCCGCCGGCACGCCGGGCACGGGGACCACCGCCACCCCGGCCGCCGCCAGAGCGGCCACCTCCTCCGGCGGGACCGGCCCCCGGACCAGGCGCACCGCCCGCAAGCCCGACCGCGCCCAGCGAGCCAGCCGCGGCGCCACCCGGCCGGGCTCCAGCCGGCCGGCCACGGGCAGCAGGTCGGCGGCGGACCGGGAACCGCTTGGCCGGCCGCCGAGGAGCCACAAGGCGGCCGTGGGGGACAGCCAGGCCCGGAGCACGGCGTCCAGGCCGGGATCGGCGACGACCACCTCCGCCGCCTGCAACAGCCGGCTCGCCCGCACGGTGAGCAGCCCGGGATCGCCGGGGCCGGCTTCGATCACGTACACCGACCCCGGCAAGCCCCAGGCGTCCCCGCCGGACGCCTCCGGCCCGCCGGCGCCGCCACCCCCGTCGGGGGCGCCGTTCCCCGTGCTGCCGGTTCCATGGCCCGCCCTCCCGCCAGCCCACCCTGCAGGGGCGGGCACCGGCCGGTCCCGGCCGGGATCCTCCGCCGGCCGCCCTCGCCCGGCACCCCTTGCCGGCACGGCCAACGCCCCTCCTCCGTCCGCCCCGACGGTCCCCTTCCGGGCCGGCCCGGGCCGCCCCCGGGTTCACGGCACCGCGCGGATGCCCGCCCGGCGCCGGTGCGCAGGCTCCCTGCGCCGGCCCCATCCCGGCTTGACCTCGAACCGTCGGCAGTCCGTCGCAATCTCGTCCCGAATGGCTGGAGGCTTCCAGCCCGCCCGTATCCTGGGCCCGGCCGCCGCGGGCACCGCGGGTCTTACGCCCGATCGCAGGCGACGCAGCTCTTACGCCCGGCCGGCGGCACCGCGCCCCGGAGCGGCGCCGGCGGCCGCCAGCACCGATTCGGCCCCGCGGGCCCGCAGCCGCTCGGCCAGCTCCCGGCCCACGGCCTCGGGGTCCGTGGCCGGCCCTTCGACTTCCTCTTCCAGCCACGGGTCGCCGTCCGGGGCGGCCACCATGCCGGCCAGGCGGAGCCGCGGGCCCTCCAGCCGGGCCCAGGCCCCCAAGGGGATGCGGCAGGTGCCGCCCAGCTCGGCGAGAAACGCCCGTTCCGCCCGCACCGCCAGGGCGACCTCGGGCCGGTCCAGGACCTGCACCAGCCGGCGGGTGGCGTCGTCGCTGGCGCGGATCTCCACGGCCAAGGCGCCCTGGCCGGGGGCCGGCAACAAGGCGCGGGGCGGAATGGCGGCCGTGATCCGGTGGCCCACGCCCAGGCGCCGCAATCCGGCGGCAGCCAGGACCAGGGCATCCCAGGCCCCTTCATCCAGGCGTCGCAGCCGGGTGTCCAGGTTGCCCCGGGCCGGTTCGACCTTGAGGTCGGGCCGCCGGGCCCGCAACCACGCCTGGCGGCGCAGGCTGCTGGTGCCCACCCGGGCGCCCGGGGGCAAGAGTTCGAGCGCCGTCATGCCGGCCCCACGCCCTGCGTCTCTACCGTTCGGTCCGAGGCCCTCCTGCGACCGCGGCAGCACCAGCGCGTCGCCAGGGTCTTCCCGCTGGGGGAAAGCGGCCAGCTCGAGTCCCTCCGGCAGGCGCGTCGGCACATCCTTGGCGCTGTGAACGGCCAGGTCGATGATCCCGGCCCGCAGGGCCTCTTCCAGCTCCTTGACGAAGGCACCGGGCGTGTCCAGGGTGTAGAGGGGCCGGGCCCGGTGCCGGTCGCCGTGGGTGGTCACGGGGACCAGCTCCACCTGCAAGCCCGGGTGGTGGCGCTGCAATTCACGGGCCACCCACTGCGCCTGGATGCGGGCCAGGGCACTGGCCCGGGTGCCGATGCGGACCACCGGAGCGGTCAAAGGCGTCCCTCCCGCCTCAGAAGACGTGGCGGGCCGACCAGTGGGGCCCCACCACGAGATAATTGAACAGGATCACGGCAAAGCCGACCAGGGAAAGGTAGGCGAGCCGCCGTCCCCGCCACCCCGCCAGGGCACGGAGGGTCAGCAGGACGGCATAGAAGGCCCACACGCCCAGGCTGGCGATCACCTTGCCGTCGCGGACCCACTGGCTTCCCCAGAGCTGCCCGGCGGGCAGGCCGCCGCTGGCCAGGGCCAGGGTCAAGAGGGCGAAGCCGGTGCCCACCAGCCACCAGCAGGCGCGGTCCACATCCTCCAGGGCCGGCAGGTGGCGGTAGAGGCGGCTGAATATCTTGCTGCGCAGCTGGTGTTCCTGCAGCAGGTACATGGCGGCCACCGCCGACGCCAGCCCGAAGGCGCAATAACTCAACAGCGCGATGACGGCGTGCAGCCAGACCCAGGGGTTATCGGGGAATAAAGCACCCGCCGCCACGGCCCCGGCCGGTTGGGGCAGGCTCCCCGGGACACCGCCGGGCCAGGTGCCGGCCAGGCCGTCCGTGCCGGCGCCACCGACAGCGGCCGCCCCGGCCGCCGCTCCCACCCCGTGACCGGCCGCCGCGCCGGTCGCCGCGGCAACCAGGACCAGCAACGCTACCACCGGCGGGAGCATGAACGCCCCCAGGTGTCGCAAGGGCAACAGGGCTTCCAGCACCAGGCCGTTGAACACCCACGCCCAGCTCAGGAAGAACACGGATTCGTGGGCGGTGAGGAAGGGAACGCGCCCCGCCGCCACATGACCGCCCAGGAGGGCGGTGTGTACGGCCCACGTGGCCCGCGCCAGCCATTGCGCCGCCGGTTCCCGACCCATGCCCGCCAGGGTCCAGGCATACCAGCCCGCGGCCGCCAGATAGCCGAGGGTGACCGCCACGTATCCCCACGCCAGCATGCCCTGCACCCGGTTTCACCTGCCGCCTGGGACCCGGCGCCCCGTCGTCTCCGATCCCGGACGGAGGCCGCGACCGGCGGAGCCCGCGGCCCCGTTCACCGACCCGGATCACCGCCCAGCCTGGTTCGCCCGTCCCCCACCGGCCTCGCCCCCGCCGCCACCGGCCGCCGTCGCGCAACGGGACGGGACCGCCGTCCCGGCCGCATAGCCGCCGGCCGGACCCGGCGCCGCCCTTCGGCCGGCACGCCGGCCCGCGCCGGGCCGGTCTCCGTCCTGCGGGCCGGCGCCTTGGCCACCCCTTGCGTCGCCTACCGCCTCCGCCACCGGAGGGTGCGCCCGCCCGCCCGCCGGGCCGGGTTCGTCCAGGGCAAAGAGCTCGGTGAAGGCCTCGTCCAGGTACACGGGGCCGCGGCCGCCCGCCACGGCCTCCTTCAGCCGCACCATGGGATCGTTGAGCAGCTTGTTGACGATCAGCCGGGTGAGGCCGTCGATCACCTGGCGGTCCCGTTCGGACAGGTGGGGCAGCTTGCGCAGGGCGCGTTCCAGCTCGTTCCGGCGCATGGCCTCCGCTTTCTCCCGCAGGGAGCGGATCAGCGGAACCACGTTCAGGCTCTGCAGCCACCCCTCGAACTGCCGCACCTCGTCCTCCAGCATGGCCTCGACCCGGGCCGCCTCCTCCCGCCGCAGGCGCAGGTTCGCCTCCACCACCGCCTGCAGGTCGTCGATGTCGTAGAGGAACACGCCGTCCAGCCGCCCGGCGGCCGGCTCCACGTCGCGGGGCACGGCGATGTCGACCAGCAAAAGCGGCCGCTGCCGCCGCCGCCGCATGGCCTCCCGCACCATGGCGGCGGTGACCACCGGCCGGCCGGCCCCCGTGGACGAGATCACCACGTCGCACTCGACCAGCGCATCCGCCAGGCGATCCAGGGGGATGGCCCGGCCCCCGTAGGCCGCTGCCAGCTGCCGGCCCCGCTCCACGGTCCGGTTGGCCACCACCAGGCGGCAGCCGCCCTCCTCGGCCAGGCTGCGGGCGGCCAGCTCGGCCGTCTCCCCGGCGCCCACCAGGAGCACCGGGCGGCCGTCCAGGTGGCCGAACACCTTACGGGCCAGCTCCACCGCCACGTAGCTGACCGATACGGCATGCTGGCTGATGGCCGTCTCGGTGCGCGCCCGCTTGCCCGCCGCCAGGGCTTGCTGGAACAGGCCGTGGAGCACCTTGCCGCAGGTGCCGGCTTCGGCAGCCAGGTGGTACGCGTCCCGGACCTGGCCCAGGATCTGGCTCTCCCCCAGGACCATGGAGTCCAGGCCCGCCGCCACGCGGAACAGGTGGCGAGCGGCGCCAGCGTCCTCCCGTACGTACAGGTGGGGATCGAGCCCGCCGGGCTCCATCCCCGCCCAGCGGGCCAGCAGCTCCCGCACGTGGCGGGTGGCTTGCCCGTGATGGCCGGCCGCGGCGTATACCTCGACCCGGTTGCAGGTGGAGAGCAGCACCACCTCCTCCACCGCCGGGCAAGCCGCCAGCTCCTTGAGGGCGGCCGCCGCCGCCTCATCGCCCACCGCCAGCCGTTCCCGCAGGGACACCGGCGCCGTGCGGTGGTTCATGCCGATCAGAATCACGCCCATCGGCGCATCACGCCCACTGGGGTCGCCGTCCCTCGTGCAGGCAGACGATGCCCGCCGACATGCGCCAGAAGCGTACGTCCTCCAGGCCCGCCGCCGCCATCCGGGCGGCCAGTTCTTCCGCCCCGGGGAAACCCCGCACCGACAGGGGCAACCACGCGTACGGGTCGGGGCCCGGTCCCCGCCACCGACGGGCAGCCCACCGGCCCATGGCCGGGACCACCCGCTCGAAGTACCAGCGGAAAGGCCCGCGGACCCAGGCCCAGGGGCTGTGGGAAAGCTCCAGGATCAGCACCCGGCCGCCGGGCCGGGTGACCCGCGCCATCTCCTGCAGCGCCCGGTCCAGATCGGCCACGTTGCGCAGGGCGAACCCCATGGTCACCAGGTCGAACTGCCCGGGGGGAAAGGGCAGGTCCAGGGCGTCGCCCTGGACCAGGTCGACCCGATCCGAGAGGCCGGACCCCTCCAGCCGCCGCCGGGCCACGGCCAGCATGCCGGGGGAGAAGTCGAGCCCCGTCACGTGACCGGAAGAGCCCACTCGTCGCGCCAGCATGGCGGTGATCTCGCCGGTACCGCATGCCACGTCCAGGGCCCGCGCCCCCTCCAGGGGCAGTTCCTCCAGGCGCCGGGCCAGGCGCCATTGCCAGTACCGCCATTGGCCCAGGGTCATCAGCAGGTTCATCCGGTCGTAGCCCGGCGCGATGGTGTCGAACAGTTCCCGGATGTACGAGGCCTTGTCCGCACCCCGGCTCGGGACCGGGCTCCGTGCCCCCATGAACGTCCCTTCCTTTGAACACGGGCAGCCCACCTCGGGGGCAGCCACCCTCCCACTCTCCTGTGGCCGTACCGCACGCCGCCTGTGGCCGTTCGGCATGCCGCCGGACGGTTCTAGCGTAGCGCCTCCCGCACCAGTTCGGCCACCTGCCAGGGCAGGGCGGCCACCCGGGCGCCTGCCGCCTCCAGGGCCTCCACCTTGCTCTGGTAGGTCCCGCGGCCCCGCTCGATGATGGCACCGGCGTGGCCCATGCGCTTGCCGGGCGGCGCGTGCTTGCCCGCCAGGTAGGCGACCACGGGCTTGGACATGCCCTTGATGTACTCGGCGGCCTCCTCCTCGGCGGTGCCGCCGATCTCGCCCACCAGGACGACGGCTTCGGTCTCCTTGTCCTGCTCGAACATCTTCAGCACGTCGATGAAAGACAGGCCCACCACCCGGTCGCCGCCCATGCCGACTACCGTGGACTGGCCGAAGCCGGCGTGGGTCAGGGACGCGGCGATCTCGTAGGAAAGGGTACCACTGCGGGCGACGATGCCCACCCGGCCGGGAGTGTAGATCTGGTTGGGCATGATCCCGATCTTGCTCTTGCCGGGCGAGATCACGCCGAAGGTATTGGGCCCGATGATGGTGGCGCCCTTGAGCCGCGCCCGGGCCATGATCTCCATGGCGTCGTGCAGCGGCACGTGCTCGGTGATCACCACCACCAGCTTGATCCCCGCGTCCAGCGCCTCCAGCACCGCGTCCTTGGTGAAGGGAGCGGGGACGAAGATGATCGAGGCCGTGGCACCGTGCTTCTCCACCGCCGCCTCCACGGTGTCGTAGACGGGCACCCCGCGGACCTCCTGGCCCTCCTTGCCCGGCGAGACGCCCGCCACCACGCGGGTGCCGTAGTCGATCATCTGGCCGGTGTGGAAGCTGCCCTGGTGGCCGGTGATGCCCTGGACCACCACCCGGGTGCGCTCGTCGATCAGGATGGCCATCTACCGCTCCCCTCCCTGCCGGGCCAGCTCCACCGCCTTGCGGGCGGCCTCGCCCATGTCCCGGAAGGCTTCGATGCCGTGCTCCCTGAGGATTGCCACGCCCTTGTCCTCGTTGGTGCCCACCAGCCGCACCACCAGCGGCACCGGGATGCCCTGCTGCTGCTTGACGGTGACGATGGCGTTGGCCACGTCGTCGCAGCGGGTGATGCCGCCGAAGATGTTGACGAAGATCGCCTTGGGGTTCGTCGACACCAGCACCGCCATGGCCTTCGCCATGGGCTCCACCGCCGCGCCGCCGCCGGCATCGAGGAAGTTCATCGCCCGGCCGCCGTACTCGGCCAGCACGTCGATGGTGGCCATGGTGATGCCCGCGCCGTTGGCCATGACGGCGATGTCACCGTCCAGCTCCACGTACGAGAGGCCGATCTCCCGGACGCGGCGCTCCAGTTCCGTGGCCTCGCTGACCTCGGGCAGGTCCTGGTGGCGGAAGCGGGCGTCGTCGTCGATGTTGAGGCGTCCGTCGGCAGCGATCAGCCGGTCACCGGAGATCACCAGCGGGTTGATCTCCACGAGCTCGGCGTCGTAGTCGCGGAAGATCCGGTACAGCCGCGTCAGGATGTCGGCGAACTGGCGGGCGATGGCCCCCTCCAGGCCCAGTCGCCGGGCGATGCCCCGGGCGAAATACGGGTAGAGGCCCAGGGTGATGTCCACCGGCCGCTTGACGATGTCCTTCTCCGGGACTTCCTCGATGTTCACGCCGCCGTGCACCGAGGCGATGACCAGCGGCGACTTGCGCGCCGTGTCCACGGCGATGCCCAGGTAGAGCTCCCGGTCGATCTGCAGCTTCTCCTCCACCAGCACCCGCTCGACCCGGTAGCCCCGGACCTCCTGCCCCAAAAGACCTGCGGCCACCTCCCGGGCCTGGTCGGGGGTGTCGGCAAACCGAATGCCGCCGGCCTTGCCGCGGCCACCGGCCAGGACCTGGGACTTGATCGCCACCGGCGCGCCGATCTCGGCGGCCACCTGGGCCGCTTCGCCGGGGGAGGCTGCCACCCGACCCCGCGGCGTAGGGATGCCCCGTTCTCGGAAGACCTCCTTGGCCATGTACTCGAAGAACTTCAACGGCGGTCACCTCGCTGGGAGGGTGTTGGACGAACCGGCCAGCCGGGCCCGCACCGCCTCCACCCGGCGGGCCGTCTCCCGCCCGACCTCGGCCGGATCCCGGGGACGCCGCGCCACGCCGCTGGCGACGGCGGCCGCGGCAACCGCGGCGGCTACCGCCGGGGCCACCCTGGGATCGCCGGCCTCGGGAATGATGTAGTCCGGCGACAGGCGGTCCGGCTCGACCAGGTCGGCGATGGCCCTCGCCGCCGCCAGCTTCATCGCCTCGTTGATCTCCCGGGCCCGCACGTCCAGGGCGCCGCGGAACACGCCGGGGAAGGCCAGCACGTTGTTGATCTGGTTCGGGAAGTCCGACCGCCCGGTACAGACCACCCGCGCTCCCGCGGCGGCGGCTTCGTCGGGGAAGATCTCCGGCGTCGGGTTCGCCATGGCCATGACGATGGCGTCCGGGGCCATGCTGCGCACCATGGCCGGGGTCACCGCCCCGGCCCGGGAGAGCCCGATGAACACGTCGGCGCCCTCCATGACGTCGGCCAGCTGGCCCTTGAGACCGGCGGGGTTGCTGCGCTCGGCCACCCGCTGCTTGAATGGATTCATCCCGTAGGGGCGGCCGGGGTAGATGGCCCCGCGGCTGTCGCACAGCACCAGGTCCCGGGCGCCCATGTCCAGCAGCAGGTGGCTGGTGGCGATCCCCGCCGCCCCCGCCCCGTTGACCACGATGCGGACGCGGTCCAGCTCCTTCCCCACCACGCGCAGGGCATTGGTCAGCGCCGCGGCGGTCACGATGGCGGTGCCGTGCTGGTCATCGTGGAAGACGGGGATGTCCAGTTCCGCCCGCAACCGCGCCTCCACCTCGAAACAGCGGGGTGCGGCCACGTCCTCCAGGTTGATCCCGCCGAAGCTGGGCGCCAGGGCGGCCACGATCTCCACCAGCCGCCCCACCTCCCGCGCCCGGACGCACAGCGGGACGGCGTCCACCGCGGCGTAGAGCTTGAACAGGATCGCCTTGCCCTCCATGACGGGCAGGGCGGCCTCAGGGCCGATGTCCCCGAGGCCCAGCACCGCCGACCCGTCGGACACCACCGCGACCAGGTTGCCCCGGGTCGTGAGCTCAAAGGCCTCGTCGGGGTCGGCGGCGATGAGCCGGCAGGGCTCGGCCACCCCCGGCGTGTAGGCCAGGCTGAGGTCGCGGTGGTCCCGCAGAGGGACCTTGCTGGCGATCTCGATCTTGCCCCGGGCCTGCCGGTGCAGGGTCACCGCCGCGGCGCGCAGCGCGTCATCCCGCAGGACATCGCCGCCCGGCGCTCGGCTCTGCAGGGTGCCAGGGCCGCCCACCCCGGCGCCGGGTGCGCCACCACCCGGCCTTTCGGGCTGTCTTGCATCCTCGTATGGAGCTGGTCCGGCCACCGCCTCGCATCTCCTCCCGGTCTGTCCGCGGCGGCCGCCCTGTTCCCAGGGGGGCCGCAGATAGCCGTTGCCCGCCCC
Proteins encoded in this window:
- a CDS encoding cobalamin B12-binding domain-containing protein translates to MESRPVMASQPPAAGGRIRVLVAKPGMDRHDRGAKVIARAYRDAGMEVIYTGLHQSPAQIARAALEEDVDVVALSILSGAHNTLIPRVCQALREAGLDDVVVLVGGVIPAEDVPGLLEAGVARVFGPGSSTEEIVAFTREQVLRRRGERA
- a CDS encoding acyl-CoA mutase large subunit family protein; the protein is MATESAGRAGPARERRPRFQTLSGIEVKRCYGPEDVPDAGSDRRLGRPGEWPYTRGIHETMYRGRLWTMRQFAGFGTAEQTNRRFKYLLKEGQTGLSVAFDFPTLLGYDSDHPMSDGEVGKLGVAIDTLADMEILFDGIPLDQVSTSMTINGPAAMIFAMYLAAAEKQGVSLDRLRGTIQNDILKEYIAQNTYIFPPRPSMRIITDIFAFCADHVPQWNTVSISGYHIREAGATAVQELAFTLANGFEYVRAGIEAGLDVDRFAPRLSFFFNVHNDFFEEIAKLRAARRIWATDMREKFGAKDPRSWKMRFHCQTAGCTLTAQQPEINIVRVTLQALAAVLGGTQSLHTNSFDEALALPTEKAVRIALRTQQIIAEESGVTHTVDPLGGSYYVEWLTDEMERRAREYFRRIDELGGVIPAIEAGFFQKEIADASYRYQQQVESGEVTVVGVNRYVLEEEEQPEILRVPDEVQQRQVQRLRDIRRTRDNRRVRQALRDLRAAARSGENLMPRLLECARAYATLGEMCDTLREVFGEYRDRAIF
- the hemB gene encoding porphobilinogen synthase, yielding MAFPVHRPRRLRSTPAVRSLVRETDLRADRLIYPLFVVPGRDVVEPVASMPGVEHRSVDRAVERAREVFELGIRAVLLFGLPRTKDEQGSEAFAPDGAVQQAVAALKDALPDLLVVTDVCLCAYTSHGHCGILTADGRIDNDATLEQLARVAVSHARAGADWVAPSDMMDGRVAAIRRALDQEGFTDTAILSYAVKYASAFYGPFREAAHSAPAFGDRRTHQMDPANVREALREVALDLEEGADLVMVKPALAYLDVIRAVRQQFPVPVVAYNVSGEYSLVKAAARLGWVDERAVVLEALTAMRRAGADAIITYHAPDVARWLA
- a CDS encoding uroporphyrinogen-III synthase, translating into MPARGAGRGRPAEDPGRDRPVPAPAGWAGGRAGHGTGSTGNGAPDGGGGAGGPEASGGDAWGLPGSVYVIEAGPGDPGLLTVRASRLLQAAEVVVADPGLDAVLRAWLSPTAALWLLGGRPSGSRSAADLLPVAGRLEPGRVAPRLARWARSGLRAVRLVRGPVPPEEVAALAAAGVAVVPVPGVPAAPPPVAPGSGAVPPLAGWRIAITRAAEQAGDLAELVRRLGGEAVEIPLIAVEPAEGVAGLDAELADPQGTWWAFTSRNAVAALAGRLRALGRDARALAGSRVAAVGEATGRALEEAVGIRADLVPATATGGHLWEELARRVQPGQRVLWPRGDRAPLEPARPVVEAGAVLRAPVVYRTVLRPREAAALLELVAAGRVDAVTLASPSACEALAEAAGPEGLGRFFPGGGPAGPGGRRPLVVCIGPRTARRAAALGLPVDRVPERYTVEGLIGALLEANRAGGGA
- the hemC gene encoding hydroxymethylbilane synthase, with protein sequence MTAPVVRIGTRASALARIQAQWVARELQRHHPGLQVELVPVTTHGDRHRARPLYTLDTPGAFVKELEEALRAGIIDLAVHSAKDVPTRLPEGLELAAFPQREDPGDALVLPRSQEGLGPNGRDAGRGAGMTALELLPPGARVGTSSLRRQAWLRARRPDLKVEPARGNLDTRLRRLDEGAWDALVLAAAGLRRLGVGHRITAAIPPRALLPAPGQGALAVEIRASDDATRRLVQVLDRPEVALAVRAERAFLAELGGTCRIPLGAWARLEGPRLRLAGMVAAPDGDPWLEEEVEGPATDPEAVGRELAERLRARGAESVLAAAGAAPGRGAAGRA
- a CDS encoding cytochrome C assembly family protein, which gives rise to MLAWGYVAVTLGYLAAAGWYAWTLAGMGREPAAQWLARATWAVHTALLGGHVAAGRVPFLTAHESVFFLSWAWVFNGLVLEALLPLRHLGAFMLPPVVALLVLVAAATGAAAGHGVGAAAGAAAVGGAGTDGLAGTWPGGVPGSLPQPAGAVAAGALFPDNPWVWLHAVIALLSYCAFGLASAVAAMYLLQEHQLRSKIFSRLYRHLPALEDVDRACWWLVGTGFALLTLALASGGLPAGQLWGSQWVRDGKVIASLGVWAFYAVLLTLRALAGWRGRRLAYLSLVGFAVILFNYLVVGPHWSARHVF
- the hemA gene encoding glutamyl-tRNA reductase, giving the protein MGVILIGMNHRTAPVSLRERLAVGDEAAAAALKELAACPAVEEVVLLSTCNRVEVYAAAGHHGQATRHVRELLARWAGMEPGGLDPHLYVREDAGAARHLFRVAAGLDSMVLGESQILGQVRDAYHLAAEAGTCGKVLHGLFQQALAAGKRARTETAISQHAVSVSYVAVELARKVFGHLDGRPVLLVGAGETAELAARSLAEEGGCRLVVANRTVERGRQLAAAYGGRAIPLDRLADALVECDVVISSTGAGRPVVTAAMVREAMRRRRQRPLLLVDIAVPRDVEPAAGRLDGVFLYDIDDLQAVVEANLRLRREEAARVEAMLEDEVRQFEGWLQSLNVVPLIRSLREKAEAMRRNELERALRKLPHLSERDRQVIDGLTRLIVNKLLNDPMVRLKEAVAGGRGPVYLDEAFTELFALDEPGPAGGRAHPPVAEAVGDARGGQGAGPQDGDRPGAGRRAGRRAAPGPAGGYAAGTAVPSRCATAAGGGGGEAGGGRANQAGR